In Phocoena sinus isolate mPhoSin1 chromosome 10, mPhoSin1.pri, whole genome shotgun sequence, a single genomic region encodes these proteins:
- the SNRPF gene encoding small nuclear ribonucleoprotein F, translating to MSLPLNPKPFLNGLTGKPVMVKLKWGMEYKGYLVSVDGYMNMQLANTEEYIDGALSGHLGEVLIRCNNVLYIRGVEEEEEDGEMRE from the exons ATG AGTTTGCCCCTCAATCCCAAACCTTTCCTCAATGGATTAACAGGAAAGCCAGTAATGGTGAAGCTTAAGTGGGGAATGGAGTACAAAGGCTACCTGGTGTCTGTAGATGGCTATATGAACATGCAG cttGCAAACACAGAAGAATACATAGATGGAGCATTATCTGGACATCTGGGTGAAGTTTTAATAAG GtgtaataatgtcctttatatcAGGGGtgttgaagaagaagaagaagatgggGAAATGAGAGAATAG